The following proteins are encoded in a genomic region of Ornithodoros turicata isolate Travis chromosome 6, ASM3712646v1, whole genome shotgun sequence:
- the LOC135397471 gene encoding uncharacterized protein LOC135397471, with protein sequence MSFFGLQPPAPFLPLPGDPELPWEQWRSMFLNYLAAITDTTFTGPRKKAVLLHCLGAEGQRIFQALETATVVMKEGEGDGKDGGKDESKQSEVLEQALQILDKRFGSAPNVAVLRHRFRARRQQPGESTQAFVGELRCHAAKCQYGTFEDDAVRDQLLEGTVVPGLRERLLIEGGRLSLSAAVTLATTYEESIKAAKEFQQSGEVQKVDKYRQQERRKGKWPQKEAKGADRQPTGGPKPTLQRAGKQLACYRCGKIGHFANDGNCRAIDKKCRGCGKIGHLIKVCRNSKTINAIQSNDEDIAVLRIGDGHANEVYAEVIVEDVSMRLTVDTGSAASLMRQDVYKVNFERKYPLAPPPRKLVNYSNQKISVTGCFEAKVVFKDKVGTILFYVVPRGTTLLGRDAVRVLNICIEGKSLQCLSIDGTNESVLPPDLRREFGQLFEKRIGFAKGFMHKVHVKADVKPVAQKLRRLPLALRDRVSKELNKLESEGIIERVDASPWVSPIVVVQKPDGNIRLCVDLREPNKAIVADAYPLPTVEELLNSLSGANYFAKLDLASAYYQVDLSQESRALTTFITHEGLFRFRRVCFGLASAPSVFQKLMLQLLRDCQGVVVYLDDVVVFGSDREEYRRNLRRVLKKIAEAGLTLNRKCVFDRQEIQFLGHQLSSGGIRPLQSKIDAVMQAPAPKNQEGLRAFIGLTGYYARFVPRYAHVVEPLRRLLRKGASFEWNKEADEAFRRVKQLLGAAGVLRPFDPKLPVIVTTDASSCGVGAVLQQRDEKSLHTVAFASRTLSTAERNYSTGEREALACIWACERWHVYLWGRHFTLRTDHRALVTLLSTRGQGHRPLRIVRWTARLLNYHYTVEYKKGYENVIADALSRLPLSNSEETKFDEEVVSWVTTCLTKAEVQRATEQDDLLKKVITYIRTSWPVKRSVSTEEEPFYQVREELSVVDGLVYRGERLVVPKQLSRRIISQAHQAHQGMANGLIERFNRVLKDQVQLAVLQGKPVTEVVQQGLLAFRCTPHATTGCAPAVLLHGRMPRTKLHVLGIAVPSTPPGVDLRRKDRRVWNASKLALYSRPVSTDAACSSELLSPAIYSGVQDVLCGDVQAAQEPEGPTNIDTGSDVQTPEPVPPATSTEEGDEDANVQGTVPEGQHTSRPRRVRRPPAYLRDYVLD encoded by the exons ATGAGCTTCTTTGGTCTTCAGCCGCCGGCGCCGTTTCTTCCATTGCCGGGGGACCCAGAGTTGCCATGGGAGCAGTGGCGCAGCATGTTTTTGAACTACTTGGCTGCCATTACCGACACTACGTTCACGGGCCCGAGGAAGAAGGCGGTGTTGTTGCACTGTTTGGGTGCAGAAGGGCAACGGATCTTTCAGGCTTTGGAGACGGCGACTGTTGTCATGAAAGAGGGCGAGGGAGACGGGAAAGATGGTGGCAAGGACGAGAGCAAGCAGAGTGAAGTGTTGGAACAAGCGTTGCAGATCCTGGACAAGAGGTTTGGAAGTGCGCCGAACGTAGCCGTTCTTCGCCACCGGTTTCGTGCGAGACGACAGCAGCCTGGAGAGTCAACGCAAGCGTTCGTCGGAGAACTAAGATGCCACGCAGCGAAATGTCAGTATGGGACATTTGAAGATGATGCCGTCAGGGACCAATTACTGGAAGGCACTGTGGTCCCGGGACTACGGGAGCGACTACTTATAGAAGGCGGACGGTTATCACTGAGTGCTGCGGTGACGTTGGCAACTACGTACGAAGAGAGCATAAAGGCCGCCAAAGAGTTTCAGCAGTCTGGTGAAGTACAAAAAGTTGACAAGTACcggcagcaggagagaaggaaagggaaatggCCGCAAAAGGAAGCCAAGGGCGCAGACCGACAACCAACGGGGGGTCCTAAACCAACATTACAACGTGCCGGTAAGCAATTGGCATGTTATCGTTGTGGAAAAATTGGTCATTTCGCCAATGACGGAAATTGTAGAGCCATAGATAAGAAATGCAGAGGATGTGGAAAGATTGGACATCTTATCAAGGTCTGCCGAAATTCAAAGACTATTAACGCAATTCAGTCAAACGACGAGGATATCGCTGTATTAAGAATTGGGGACGGACATGCGAATGAGGTGTATGCCGAAGTTATTGTGGAAGATGTCTCCATGAGATTAACTGTCGACACTGGGTCAGCGGCTTCGTTAATGCGTCAAGATGTGTACAAGGTCAATTTCGAGCGGAAGTACCCGTTGGCACCACCGCCGCGCAAGCTGGTGAATTACAGTAATCAGAAGATATCTGTTACGGGCTGCTTCGAAGCTAAGGTTGTGTTCAAGGACAAAGTGGGGACGATTTTGTTCTATGTTGTACCAAGGGGAACAACCTTGCTGGGACGTGATGCCGTCCGGGTGTTGAACATATGCATTGAGGGCAAGTCGTTGCAGTGTTTGAGTATCGATGGGACTAATGAGAGTGTCTTGCCGCCAGATCTAAGAAGAGAGTTCGGACAGTTGTTTGAGAAACGCATTGGTTTTGCAAAAGGATTTATGCATAAAGTGCATGTGAAGGCTGATGTCAAGCCTGTAGCACAGAAGTTGCGTCGGCTACCGCTGGCGTTGAGAGACAGGGTGTCCAAAGAACTGAATAAGCTCGAAAGTGAAGGCATCATTGAAAGGGTTGATGCATCGCCGTGGGTGTCACCAATTGTGGTGGTTCAGAAGCCGGACGGTAACATTCGACTTTGTGTCGATCTGAGGGAGCCCAACAAAGCGATAGTAGCTGATGCGTACCCGTTGCCTACAGTGGAGGAATTGCTGAATTCTTTATCAGGAGCGAACTATTTTGCAAAATTGGATTTGGCGTCAGCATATTATCAAGTTGATCTGAGTCAGGAAAGTCGTGCGCTGACAACATTTATCACACATGAGGGACTGTTCCGGTTTCGGCGTGTGTGTTTTGGACTAGCGTCGGCACCATCGGTGTTCCAGAAACTGATGTTGCAGCTTCTTCGAGACTGCCAAGGAGTCGTTGTGTACTTGGACGATGTTGTGGTGTTCGGCAGTGATCGGGAAGAATACCGGAGAAATTTGCGAAGGGTCTTGAAGAAAATAGCGGAGGCTGGACTAACCCTTAACAGGAAGTGTGTATTCGACAGGCAGGAAATTCAGTTCCTCGGGCACCAGTTGTCTTCCGGTGGAATTCGGCCTCTGCAATCGAAAATTGATGCTGTCATGCAAGCCCCAGCGCCCAAAAATCAAGAAGGACTCCGTGCATTCATAGGACTTACTGGTTATTATGCCCGCTTCGTACCTCGCTACGCGCATGTGGTGGAACCCCTGCGTAGACTTCTACGTAAAGGTGCGTCGTTTGAGTGGAATAAGGAAGCGGACGAAGCCTTCAGGAGAGTCAAACAGCTTCTAGGAGCAGCAGGGGTACTGCGTCCTTTCGACCCTAAGTTGCCAGTTATTGTAACAACGGACGCCTCTAGCTGTGGAGTTGGAGCGGTGTTGCAGCAGCGAGACGAGAAGAGCCTGCACACAGTAGCTTTTGCATCGAGGACCTTGTCCACTGCAGAACGGAACTATTCGACAGGTGAGCGAGAAGCGCTCGCTTGCATCTGGGCTTGTGAGCGATGGCATGTTTACCTCTGGGGGAGACACTTTACACTTAGGACTGATCATCGCGCGCTGGTCACTCTTCTGTCAACCCGAGGGCAGGGACATCGACCTCTGCGGATTGTGCGCTGGACAGCCAGACTCCTGAATTACCACTACACGGTCGAATATAAGAAGGGCTATGAAAACGTCATAGCCGATGCCCTGTCTAGGCTGCCTCTGTCCAACAGCGAGGAAACAAAATTCGATGAGGAGGTAGTTTCATGGGTAACTACCTGTCTGACAAAGGCAGAAGTACAGCGAGCAACGGAGCAGGATGACCTGTTGAAGAAAGTTATCACATACATCAGGACGTCTTGGCCAGTGAAGCGGAGTGTGTCTACAGAGGAAGAACCGTTCTATCAGGTACGGGAGGAACTGTCCGTAGTTGATGGTCTTGTGTACAGGGGTGAAAGACTAGTGGTTCCAAAACAGTTGTCGAGAAGGATCATTTCCCAAGCTCATCAGGCTCACCAAGGGATG GCAAATGGATTGATAGAACGGTTTAATCGTGTTCTGAAAGATCAAGTGCAGCTTGCAGTTTTGCAAGGGAAGCCAGTGACGGAGGTAGTACAGCAGGGTCTGCTGGCATTTCGGTGCACGCCGCATGCTACAACGGGATGTGCTCCAGCAGTGCTCTTGCACGGCCGAATGCCTCGGACGAAGTTGCACGTGCTTGGCATAGCAGTGCCTTCAACCCCTCCCGGAGTTGATCTACGTCGGAAG GATCGTCGGGTGTGGAATGCATCAAAGTTAGCACTATACTCTCGGCCTGTCTCTACGGATGCAGCCTGTTCGTCAGAGCTGTTGTCGCCTGCCATCTACAGTGGGGTGCAAGATGTATTGTGTGGTGATGTGCAAGCAGCTCAAGAACCTGAAGGACCAACCAACATAGACACGGGGAGTGATGTCCAGACCCCAGAGCCAGTGCCTCCAGCTACTTCTACTGAGGAGGGGGATGAGGATGCAAATGTGCAGGGAACTGTACCCGAGGGACAGCACACAAGTCGACCTCGGAGAGTGCGACGACCCCCAGCGTATCTCCGTGATTATGTTTTGGATTAG